One Candidatus Eremiobacterota bacterium genomic window, AGGGCAAGAGGCTTTGAAGTCGGCGCCACGGACTTCATCACCAAGCCCTTCAAGAAGGGTGAGGTGCTCAGGGCGGTCAATTCCATCCTGAGGCCCGAAAACATTATCAAAGGCCTCAATGCCGTAGTGGCCGAGGACAATGAGACCACCAGGAGCATAATAGCTGATTATCTCAGGAACTACGGAGTCAACGTCATTGAGGCGGATAACGGCCGGGAAGCCTTTGAGCTTATCTCATCAAGAGTGCAGCTGGTGGACATGGTCATCACCGACCTTGTCATGCCTGAGATGGGCGGCGAGGTGCTCTGCAGAAAGATACGCAATGAGCTGAACGCAAAAGATATCCCCGTCATCATTCTCACGGGCATGTCAGAGTTCTCATCGCTTCTGGAATTGTTCGAGGCAGGGGCCACGGACTACCTGGTAAAGCCCTTCGTGAAAGAGGAGCTTCTCGCGCGACTCAATGTCCATCTTAAAGTGCGCCTCCTCAACAAGGAGCTGGCAGCAAAAATTGTGCAGCTGGAAAAGCTTGATCAGGTGAAAAACCGTTTCCTCGCCACGTGCTCCCATGATCTCCGCTCACCTCTGTCAGGAATCATCAACATTGTTGATTATCTGGATACCGAGGAGCCTGTAGATGAGACGACAAAGCAGTTCCTCGACCTCATCAAGGAATCTGCTGAATATCTTTACAACCTTGTCTCCAATATCCTTGACCTCCATCTTATCACCTCACAGCAGGAAGAAATGGTAATGAAGCCCTTCTCACTCAATGAAACGGCGCTCTCATCGATAAAAACACTCACGTACATGGCCCGCCCCAAGGACATTGAGCTTATTTTTCAAAACAGGCTCGAAGGGCCTGTGGTTATTCCGGGTAACGAGCTGGAAATAAAAAGAGTCATCAACAACCTGCTCTCCAATTCAATAAAGTTCACCTCCAAAGGCGGGACAGTGAATGTAATAATCGATTCCACTGAAAAAGACAGACTCTCCTTATCGGTGACAGATACAGGGGTGGGTATGGCAGGCAATACCATCTCAAAAATCCTGGACCTCACCAAGATGACACCCGCCGTGGGAACTTCGGGGGAAAGGGGCTCAGGTCTCGGGCTCTCCATCGTGAAGGAAATCGTGCAGAAGCACAACGGCACATTCTCCATTACAAGCAAAGTGGGGGAAGGCAGCACATTCACTATTGCGCTGCCTATGAAATAATGGCTTTTCTCTTTATGAGCCTGTCGTAAAGCAGCATTACCGCCAGCGCTGCCAGTCCCGGGGGGAGAAAGTAAAGAGAATCTTCAGGCCAGATGACGCCGATATTGACAGTTCTCATTGAAAAGGGAAAGAGAAGAATGTTGAAGTTGGCCTCGGTGAACTGCAGCAGGTCGAGCATATAATGGATAAGCGCCCCCAGCGCCATGGCCAGGAAGGCCTGCCTCCTTATCTTCTGATGGAAAAGCTGTGAGAGCCCGTAGCACATGAAGAATGTGGCGAAAGGAGTATGGAATGCGAAGAAGAACCACCTTATCCCCATATCGGTGAAGAAGCCCGGGACTCTCGAGAGCAAGTCAGGGAGCACGGCGCCCCAGAGCATGATGAGGAAGAGCTTCAGCTTCAAACCGCGGTTCAGGAAATAGGGCACGAGGAGATGGGTGGCAAGATCAGGCACGCTCATCCTCCTTTTCCCGCCCTTCAGGAGTGGCGGGCAGTTCTCTGGGGGCAAGAGACCATGTGGCCCTGTCGAAACGAAAAAAGCGGAAGCTGAGGGAGAGAAGGAACGCCATCGCCGCGAGCGACACTGCCTTTTTCAGGAACCTTCCCCTGTGGACGTGATAGCGCTTCATCTCCATTGAATCGCCTGTTCTCACTCCCACGACACTTATGATATCACCGCGGCGGACATTTTCGAAGGGGCCTTGCACTCTCACATGCACCTTCCTGTCCCTGACCGTGATTCCCTCCCCGTCAATCGAGGATACCGTGTAGTAGGAAAGCACGTTAAGCCCTGCAGCGGTGTCTCTCGCAGCAGGGAGAAAGACAAGCGAGGGGAGTGATCTGCCGTAATGGAAGGTTGCGAGGCCGCAGACAAAAAGAATGATGATGACAATGACTATTTTCAGGGCGCGGTGCCGGTCAGAGAAAAGAATGTCAGAAGCCATGAAGGGTACTTCAACCGGGGCGCCGCCGGGACCTTCAGAGAAAGAAATACCGCACTTTGCGGGAGGAATATGAGGGGAGCCTCTCAGAATCTCATGGAGAAGCTCTCATGCCGCGGCGAAGGAGTGACGGTTATGGCACGAAGCATTGTTCTTATCACGCTTTTACTGCTTGCCTGCATCGGCGCGGCCCAGGGGCAGAATCTTTATTGCGGGTCAGGGATAAGCGCGTCGTCCACTGCCCAAGTCCTTCCGCACCGCTCGTGGCAGTATTTCATCAATTACTCGAAAAATGACACGGGGATTGACGACTTTTCCTTCAGCCCCATTTCTGGCATCACCTACGGCCTGTCGCCTTCATGCTGCGTTTCCGTGGGCTTTCCCTACATGATAATGATTGACGGAGATACCAAGGCTCATGGATTCAAGGACATGAGGGGAGGCTTCAAATATGCCCTTACGCCCCGGGAGAAGGACCTGAAGCTCACGGCCGTCCTGGGAGTGAAGCCCCAGACCACCGGCAATGCCCAGCTTTCGGGAAACGGCGCCACCGATTATTCCGGGCTTCTCGCCCTGACCTGGGACCTGCCGCAGTGGTCTTTCACGGCAAATTACGGGTGGGATTACTGGGGACCTTCGGGCGCCTGCCCCTCGAGTCTCACTCCTTTTTACAGCTTTATGACAACCTATATCCCCGACCAGAAATATACACTCGCCGCCGAGTTTTATACTCAGACGCCGCAGAAGAACTGCAGCTTCTCAACGGCAAGCGGCCTCAACCTGATGGCGGGATGGCACATGGACAGGCAGTGGGAAGTCAACCTGGGGCTGAGCCTGGGCCTCAACTCCCAGTCAACGCCCAGGCAGTACCTTATCAGCTTCAGTTACACCTGGGGACAGGAGCCCGCCGGCAGAGCAGGCAAGTAAGAGGAGGCCGCCGATGAAGAGAAATCGATCATCTTTCCTCGCCACACTTCTGGTATTGCTGGGATTATCAGGCACGGCTGCCTGGCCGATGGGAATCACCGTGACGGAGAACCCCGAAAGGGCAAAATTCTATTATCATTACGGCGAGGCGTATCTGCAGAAGGGCGATTACCACAAGGCGGCAGACGAATACTCAAAGGCACTCCGCCTCTGGTCGGCCTATCATGAGGCATATTACAGGCGGGCCTTATGCACGATAAAGCAGGCCGGCATCGAGGGGAAGCCCATTGACCGCAAGGCAGTGAGGGACCTGGAGAAAGCCATGGCTCTCAAGCCTGGCTACCACGATGCCCTGCTGCTGATGGCCACATACTGCACCGCCGTGATGGAGCCTCTTGAGGGGCTCGACGGGGCGGTGGCATGCTGCGAGAAATTCCTGTCCCTGCCGGCCCTTCCCGACTCCTCCTATGAGGAGAAGAGGACGACTGCCGCGGCGCTGCTGGCTACTCTCAAGGCCATGAGGAATGAAGGGGACAAGTGGCGGGGCGCCCTGTCGAGGAATCCCTATGATATAAGGGCGCTCAGCGCCCTGGGCACTCTCTTCACTGAGCAGGGCTTCCTTAATGAGGCAAGGAACTGCTTTGACAGGGTGCTCAGGGTGCAGCCCGGGAGCGGCGCAGCCCTCACAGGACTCTTGAAAGCAGATTTCGCCCGCTATGCCTCGGGGAAGCCGGGGGGGGGAAAAGAGCCGCAGAAAGGGCAGGGATACTGGAGAAGAATCATTGAGATTTCAGGAGAGAGGAGCCCGGAATATGCGGAAAAAAATAAGAACGAGCTTCAGAGGATCGCAGGGAACTGCGAAAATATCCTGCAGAAGGACCAAAAATGCGCCGACGCTTTTCTTCTCATTGGCCTCGTCCATGACGAGCAGGGAAGCGATGAAAAGGCACTCAGCTCCTTCAGAAGCTTCCTGGCACTGAAGCCCCAGGCTTCCGATGCGACGCGCTATGCGGAGAAGAGGACAGGCGGACCTTAACGGGGAGGCACGATGCGTATTATCCTTTATACCGGAAAAGGGGGCGTGGGGAAGACGACGCTCTCGGCTGCCACGGCGCTCAGGGCGGCTTCCCTGGGCTACCGGACCCTGGCCATCTCGGTGGACCCTGCACATTCGCTCTCGGACTCCTTTGAGATGGACATTTCAGGCGATCCGCGCCAGATAGGCGAGAATCTCTGGGGACAGGAGATCGTGGGGCAGCGCGAGGTGGAGAGGAACGCTTCGGTAATCATGGATTTTCTCAAGGACTTTCTCTCCGCCGCGGGCATGGACGAGGTCGTGGCCGAAGAGATCGCGGTCCTTCCGGGGATGGACGAGTTCTATTCCCTGCTGGCGATACGTGATTACTCCCGAAAGAAAAGCTTTGACGTGTGCATAGTTGACTGCGCGCCCTCGGGATCGACGCTCCGCCTGCTCTCCATGCCCGAGGTGCTGAATTTTTACCTCCGCACCATTTTCCCTCTCCAGAGGACGGCGGTGAGGATCGCACGGCCCGTGGCAAAGAGCATTCTCAAGGTGCCTCTCCCGGCCGACAACGTTTTTGAATCGATCAAAACCTTCTACACCCAGATAGGCGAGATGAAGGACATCCTGACGAAACCCCGTTCAACGATAAGGCTCGTGATGAACGCCGAGAAGATGGTCATCGAGGAGAGCCAGAGAACTTACACCTATCTCTGCCTTTTCGGCTTCAACGTCGATGCCGTCGTGGTGAACAGGATCCTTCCCCCTCTTCTCAGGGAGGAATACTTCGAGGAATGGAAGAGAATCCAGCAGGTCCACCTCGGGACCATCAGGGAGATTTTTTCGCCGCTCCCCATCTCCGAGGTCCCCCTGAAAAGCACCGAAGTGAGGGGGATGAAAGCTCTCGCGGAGCTTGCCGGATCGCTCTACGGCGAAAATGATCCGGTGCAGGTGCTCTATAAAGGCAGGCCTTTCAGCATAAGAAAGAGAGGCAGGGCCACAATACTCTCAATCGAGCTTCCCTTCGTCTCCCACGATGACCTTGCCCTCAGCCAGAAAGGCGACGAGCTCATCATCAGCGTGGGGGGAATGAAAAAGGTGATGGTCCTTCCCTCGCGCCTGGAGGGAAAGAAGGTGGAAGGGGCAAAGTTCAACGGGAACACCCTCGAGATTGAATTCAGGGGGGAGTGACGGCTCATTCGCTCCCGGCATAGCCGACGTACTTGCAGCGGCAGAAGCCTTTTGCAAGAAGCTCTGAAGGGTTCCCGGAGCATTCCCCGTGAGGGAGCGGCATGGTCTTTTCCGCATCATCGACCGTGAGAATCTTTCCATGGAGCTTTTTGCAGGAAGGGCATCCCTTGGAGGCAAGAATCTGCACACGGGAGAGACTGGTCTTCCTCCAATGGGCAAGCTCCCATTTTTTTGAGAGTTTCAGGGACTCAATGAAAGGCCTCTTGCGCTCGTTTTCCTGGATGGCCTTCTCGTACCAGGCGAGGGAAAGGCCATGAAAGTTCCCCGCCGCCTCGAGTCTGGCTATCCTCGCCTTGAAGGTATCCGCCTTGGTTTCTTCCAGTTTTTTCACAGGTGTCACCTCGTGCTTATCCTACTGATACCCTGTTGTCACGCTGCTTGTAGAGGGCTGCTATGATATTCTTTTCCGCCGAGGTGATGGTGCCGTCGTGGCCCCCGCTTGCGAGCCCCGTGCCGCCGTTGATGAATGCCTGCACCTGGCTCTTCAGTGAGTCTTTCAGGGGAACTCCCCCATAGACGGCGTGAATATGCTGATTGCCGTTCCAGTCCCTGTACCAGGCGGCAAAGCCCTGGGCGCGGAGCTTTTTCACCATGCTGCGTATCTCGCTCTCTGATTTCCCCGCAGTGCGCAGGTCCACAGCCGCCGTGTATTTCGACCCGGGCTCCGCAAGGTGGGTGCCTGCGCTTGCAGGGGCATTTCCCAGGCCCTGCGAGACATCATCTGTGGAGAAGCCTGCTTTCCGAAGGGCATCAGAGGCCAGGGGATCAAGGCCTTTGATTGATTTTCCTGTTGCATCGTTGTTATTTATATTGACGGGCTTGTTGTTGTTGGTTCCGTTGGTTCCGTTGGTTCCGTTGGTTCCGTTGGTGTTCTGATCGTTCCCGCCGCCGTTGTTGTCCTTATTATCAAGCCCGCCGTTATTCTGGTTCAATGTCCCGTTCTTGCCGCCCTGGCTCATCGTCATAAGTTGCTGGAACATGGTCATCATGCTCTGCATCATCTGGGTCATCTGGCTCATAAGGCCAGTCATTGCCTGGGGCCCCTGCTCCGTGGCGGCCTGGGGAAACTGCTCTGCCATCGCCTGGGGA contains:
- a CDS encoding response regulator, producing MKVLIVDDSAAIRRQIRLELEEDGYEIHEAQDGVEAFKTLISMQPDLITLDVEMPNMDGYKTCEKLRSSRYSRMFKTSNNTKIPIIFVTGTDTLEGRARGFEVGATDFITKPFKKGEVLRAVNSILRPENIIKGLNAVVAEDNETTRSIIADYLRNYGVNVIEADNGREAFELISSRVQLVDMVITDLVMPEMGGEVLCRKIRNELNAKDIPVIILTGMSEFSSLLELFEAGATDYLVKPFVKEELLARLNVHLKVRLLNKELAAKIVQLEKLDQVKNRFLATCSHDLRSPLSGIINIVDYLDTEEPVDETTKQFLDLIKESAEYLYNLVSNILDLHLITSQQEEMVMKPFSLNETALSSIKTLTYMARPKDIELIFQNRLEGPVVIPGNELEIKRVINNLLSNSIKFTSKGGTVNVIIDSTEKDRLSLSVTDTGVGMAGNTISKILDLTKMTPAVGTSGERGSGLGLSIVKEIVQKHNGTFSITSKVGEGSTFTIALPMK
- a CDS encoding transporter — encoded protein: MARSIVLITLLLLACIGAAQGQNLYCGSGISASSTAQVLPHRSWQYFINYSKNDTGIDDFSFSPISGITYGLSPSCCVSVGFPYMIMIDGDTKAHGFKDMRGGFKYALTPREKDLKLTAVLGVKPQTTGNAQLSGNGATDYSGLLALTWDLPQWSFTANYGWDYWGPSGACPSSLTPFYSFMTTYIPDQKYTLAAEFYTQTPQKNCSFSTASGLNLMAGWHMDRQWEVNLGLSLGLNSQSTPRQYLISFSYTWGQEPAGRAGK
- a CDS encoding tetratricopeptide repeat protein is translated as MKRNRSSFLATLLVLLGLSGTAAWPMGITVTENPERAKFYYHYGEAYLQKGDYHKAADEYSKALRLWSAYHEAYYRRALCTIKQAGIEGKPIDRKAVRDLEKAMALKPGYHDALLLMATYCTAVMEPLEGLDGAVACCEKFLSLPALPDSSYEEKRTTAAALLATLKAMRNEGDKWRGALSRNPYDIRALSALGTLFTEQGFLNEARNCFDRVLRVQPGSGAALTGLLKADFARYASGKPGGGKEPQKGQGYWRRIIEISGERSPEYAEKNKNELQRIAGNCENILQKDQKCADAFLLIGLVHDEQGSDEKALSSFRSFLALKPQASDATRYAEKRTGGP
- a CDS encoding ArsA family ATPase, encoding MRIILYTGKGGVGKTTLSAATALRAASLGYRTLAISVDPAHSLSDSFEMDISGDPRQIGENLWGQEIVGQREVERNASVIMDFLKDFLSAAGMDEVVAEEIAVLPGMDEFYSLLAIRDYSRKKSFDVCIVDCAPSGSTLRLLSMPEVLNFYLRTIFPLQRTAVRIARPVAKSILKVPLPADNVFESIKTFYTQIGEMKDILTKPRSTIRLVMNAEKMVIEESQRTYTYLCLFGFNVDAVVVNRILPPLLREEYFEEWKRIQQVHLGTIREIFSPLPISEVPLKSTEVRGMKALAELAGSLYGENDPVQVLYKGRPFSIRKRGRATILSIELPFVSHDDLALSQKGDELIISVGGMKKVMVLPSRLEGKKVEGAKFNGNTLEIEFRGE